A genomic segment from Hippoglossus stenolepis isolate QCI-W04-F060 chromosome 3, HSTE1.2, whole genome shotgun sequence encodes:
- the LOC118104895 gene encoding uncharacterized protein KIAA1755, with the protein MNPESLDSSIQSALSALFPPFEATAPIVLSQLFRTIEERYHGDALQCLLDFLIPSKHLLESVQQAACAGYSDVVFRCEGWPLCLHDKTIIQLAPVNPLLLRPGDFYLQVEPFGDQAARIVLKSLLEGGGREVEETPVPETSYPCIFTEDWLQDINEGRHGTPLSRCLLCTDQGVIKLPWAQIAIPEFLDKPKIMPTYQEAPPEPKHISVTSHFNSSTLPMGAMFLPAKDRMLASMRTVHCSSKLVKMEYERRTPKSCSKPLIKPVGWVSPNTWDSRNYGEIEGDYVDLVDIAKGKALVDKQRDSHPNPPHSALFKPVRPPPPVPLGHGVPCGRTLQYAEEPCTPCSQRKLGQELTDHDLKCRYRDSYLAALRNPVPFERGSRDLLSALEEAGPCAEGELRSKGFEAPIDEIGSIYNHSKEAVIRHDLCQYKPCCEPTTEHFVSNLKDLPTSPESENLMKESPTVLKSTPGLSQSQRVQTKLISHQLGQNTSEPPGSDVFSETRDGDVKPQQKVEVLKPSGIHKVKLRSLSTVSETPKRSPLLYKLNNRSQSDVCPETISSVILCKKAELLDQVTTKLERLSQKKDSHSSRSETSSTAEGGDSRLLNSKTEKTSSPQTAIPPASPDSPQSPHTEESTFRSISGLIELGIICLPGSRDRTCRAVVEVHGDRKEWTSPLVSAHTVCQMLLYLHSIPRKEVRELGMTLVINARKKPPPLHVYKALLMAQEQALHAVHSIVILMDKDTCPRPEKQPGLQMDMVTSMKALNKTVEASQLTSDLGGTFTYSHTDWVQFHQKLVSFMAELRGADFLLQKAIRKVDGSKKTLDTAQDVQQCIQEQRASMKEVLEDTRLVTLQREGGAALARMRKEEFRFPQSEDYRDGLESVTSLYNQVEEKLHMLVMRSNESLQHLEFLFRLRDMEAKISTAGTWFNGEGEPRLVDSYTTDDTLVGTEKALQHFEQFLTQSKEKQHHALTLVTEAQGIVAASNSSPATDVFLTLISSFKSNVDGFMLRAEKRYKDLDTLVHIHRFCFQASALAKECSHFLEQVEQGCYSAKTLSTLQMYERRLGGEFSTLHFQALKAKACAVGSGASGVLKVWNASCVLCQQVRKHLEEMQKKKGADKKQNQQTTAAASQVEHGGTEMDEKRSEVGEDERPLTMQPTSPKEVVNISENERESTSAAFSEHHSKPDLKESEKGPDATVKNKKMTPVFPHKSDNHPETKWRPREHRSQVDLRSWESTEVCHDSPPHKGLGRSLSDGSCVSSPLMSISGFSPLNVRHKHCQGRTQPLRQNLPISHNGSLQSGNLSCKSIRDSHEVEGEGCTASTQSPEDSTTPETLLTPTENNGSSVLKLQRIMEELLSTEREYVKALGYVREHYFPELERADVPQDLRGQRGSIFGNLEKLHDFHQHHFLEELQSCVKEPIRVGRCFLRHRESFALYALYSKNKPQSDTLLINHGQVFFKQKQLRLGDKMDLWSYLLKPVQRISKYSLLLQDMMRECGPGQTREMSEVQAALEVIHFQLRHGNNLLAMDAIHNCDVNLKEQGQLRCQDEFLVTFRKKKCFRHIFLFQELILFSKTRKTDVGNDTYIYKQSFKTSDIGMTQNSGDSGLCFEIWFRKRKTQDTYVLQAVSQEVKEAWTKDLERILWEQAVHNREVRMQERVFMGIGNKPFMDIQPSEAAISDRAVNYVLMGRVSAENKVLSSVGSYVAKDGQPKSVGSGTSLSSSSSSGGSSMSPMGYRCRPKGRSVDGVLAGYVSPPGALEEDDLDHDSGSQTLLLDSSESSGESVSGFSSCSHGYHSAVGGEAEDSSSVCASVTTVKEAAVGHLAEASAQYHKPNALAGSPDKAQPPVAPKPKPKPQCQAKDLPCGKVQNTNVGKSTEV; encoded by the exons AATCCAGAATCTCTGGACTCGTCCATCCAGAGCGCCCTCTCGGCCCTTTTCCCGCCTTTCGAGGCCACGGCGCCCATCGTCCTCAGCCAGCTGTTTCGCACCATTGAGGAGCGTTACCACGGAGATGCATTGCAGTGCCTGCTAGATTTCCTCATCCCCTCCAAACACTTGTTGGAGAGTGTCCAACAGGCAGCATGT GCTGGATACTCTGATGTGGTTTTCCGTTGTGAGGGCTGGcctctgtgtctccatgacAAAACCATCATCCAGTTAGCGCCTGTAAACCCTCTGCTACTGCGTCCTGGAGACTTCTATCTCCAAGTGGAACCTTTCGGGGACCAAGCGGCTCGCATCGTCCTCAAAAGTCTTCTGGAGGGAGGCGGtcgggaggtggaggagacccCCGTGCCTGAAACGTCCTACCCCTGCATCTTCACCGAGGACTGGCTGCAGGACATCAATGAAGGACGCCATGGGACTCCTCTGTCACGTTGCTTGCTTTGCACAGATCAAGGAGTAATCAAGTTGCCCTGGGCCCAGATAGCTATCCCAGAGTTTTTGGATAAGCCTAAGATCATGCCCACGTATCAGGAGGCCCCTCCTGAGCCGAAGCATATCTCAGTCACCTCCCATTTCAACTCCTCCACCCTCCCGATGGGAGCCATGTTTCTTCCTGCAAAAGACAGGATGTTGGCCTCTATGAGAACCGTGCACTGTTCTTCTAAACTTGTCAAAATGGAATATGAAAGACGCACACCAAAATCTTGCTCCAAACCTTTAATCAAACCTGTGGGTTGGGTTTCTCCTAATACGTGGGACAGTCGTAACTATGGAGAGATCGAGGGGGACTATGTGGACTTGGTGGATATCGCTAAAGGGAAGGCGTTGGTGGATAAGCAGAGAGACAGCCACCCGAATCCACCCCATTCAGCTTTGTTCAAACCTGTGAGACCCCCTCCACCTGTACCACTTGGGCATGGTGTCCCCTGTGGACGCACCCTTCAGTATGCAGAGGAGCCGTGTACGCCATGCAGCCAGAGGAAGCTGGGACAGGAGCTGACCGATCATGACTTGAAGTGTCGGTATAGAGACTCGTACCTGGCAGCACTGAGGAACCCAGTCCCTTTtgagagagggagcagggacCTACTCTCTGCCCTGGAGGAGGCCGGCCCTTGTGCAGAAGGGGAGTTAAGATCCAAGGGATTTGAAGCTCCGATAGATGAAATTGGAAGCATTTATAACCACTCTAAAGAAGCCGTGATACGTCATGACCTCTGTCAATACAAACCTTGCTGTGAACCAACAACAGAACACTTTGTGTCTAACCTCAAAGACCTTCCTACAAGCCCTGAGTCTGAAAACCTTATGAAGGAATCACCCACGGTTTTGAAATCAACCCCTGGTTTGAGCCAGAGTCAGAGAGTTCAGACGAAACTGATTTCCCACCAGTTAGGACAAAACACTAGCGAGCCTCCGGGATCAGATGTGTTCTCGGAGACGCGTGATGGTGACGTGAAACCACAGCAGAAGGTGGAGGTTCTGAAACCATCAGGGATACACAAAGTAAAGCTGAGGTCTCTGTCCACAGTGTCAGAGACACCCAAAAGAAGTCCGCTCCTCTATAAACTCAACAACCGGAGCCAAAGTGATGTTTGCCCTGAAACAATCTCCAGTGTAATCCTGTGTAAGAAAGCTGAACTGTTGGATCAGGTGACCACGAAGCTGGAGAGACTGTCTCAGAAAAAAG ACTCCCACTCAAGCAGGAGTGAAACTTCCTCCACCGCAGAAGGAGGTGACTCCAGACTCCTCAactcaaagacagaaaaaacatcttcTCCTCAAACTGCGATTCCTCCTGCAAGTCCAGACTCTCCTCAGTCTCCACACACAGAAGAATCTACTTTCAGAAGCATCAGCGGTCTGATTGAACTGGGCATCATTTGTTTACCGG GCAGCAGGGACAGGACCTGCAGAGCAGTTGTGGAGGTTCATGGTGACAGGAAGGAGTGGACGTCGCCCCTTGTATCAGCTCACACTGTGTGCCAGATGCTGCTCTACCTACACTCCATACCAAG GAAAGAGGTTCGAGAGCTTGGAATGACTTTGGTCATCAATGCCAGGAAGAAGCCTCCCCCTCTCCACGTCTACAAAGCTCTGCTGATGGCCCAg GAACAAGCTCTTCATGCTGTGCACAGTATCGTCATACTGATGGATAAAGACACTTGTCCACGCCCTGAAAAACAGCCCGGGCTGCAG ATGGACATGGTGACGTCTATGAAAGCCCTCAACAAGACAGTGGAAGCCTCCCAGCTGACATCTGACCTGGGCGGTACCTTTACTTACAGCCATACAGACTGGGTGCAGTTTCACCAG AAACTGGTTTCCTTCATGGCTGAATTGCGAGGGGCAGACTTCCTGTTGCAGAAGGCCATCAGGAAAGTGGATGGCAGCAAAAAGACACTGGACACTGCCCAG GATGTGCAGCAGTGTATTCAGGAACAGAGGGCTTCGATgaaggaggtgctggaggacaCTCGACTGGTGActctgcagagagaaggaggggctGCACTGGCCAGGATGAGGAAAGAGGAGTTCCGATTTCCACAGTCTGAAGATTACAG AGATGGTCTGGAATCAGTAACAAGTCTGTACAACCAGGTGGAGGAGAAGCTCCACATGCTGGTGATGAGATCCAACGAGTCCCTGCAGCACCTGGAGTTTCTCTTCAGGCTCAGAGACATGGAAGCCAAAATCAGCACG GCAGGGACCTGGTTCAATGGAGAGGGTGAACCGAGACTGGTGGACTCTTACACAACAGATGATACCCTGGTGGGCACTGAAAAGGCTCTGCAGCACTTTGAACAGTTTCTCACTCAATCCAAG GAGAAACAACACCACGCCTTGACCCTTGTGACGGAGGCCCAGGGAATTGTCGCTGCCAGCAACTCCAGCCCTgcaacagatgtttttcttacCCTGATCAGTTCTTTCAAATCCAATGTGGATGGTTTTATGTTGCGGGCAGAGAAGAGATACAAGGACCTGGACACACTGGTGCACATTCACCGCTTCTGTTTTcag gcGTCGGCCCTGGCCAAGGAATGCAGTCATTTTTTGGAGCAGGTAGAGCAGGGGTGTTACTCAGCTAAGACCCTAAGCACACTACAGATGTATGAAAGGAGATTAGGTGGGGAATTCTCCACCCTGCACTTCCAGGCGCTGAAAGCTAAGGCCTGTGCAGTGGGATCCGGGGCCTCTGGGGTGTTAAAGGTGTGGAATGCATCTTGCGTCCTGTGCCAACAAGTCAGGAAGCATCTTGAGgagatgcagaagaagaaaggagcaGATAAGAAGCAGAACCAGCAGaccacagctgcagcctctcaaGTGGAACATGGGGGGACGGAGATGGATGAGAAAAGGAGTGAGGTGGGGGAGGATGAACGCCCCCTGACAATGCAGCCAACCTCTCCGAAAGAGGTTGTCaatatttcagaaaatgaaagagaaagcaCCAGTGCTGCATTTTCCGAACACCATTCAAAACCTGACttgaaagaaagtgagaaaggaCCTGATgcaacagttaaaaataaaaaaatgactcCAGTTTTTCCACATAAAAGTGACAATCATCCAGAGACCAAATGGAGGCCAAGAGAGCATCGCAGCCAGGTAGATCTGAGGAGCTGGGAGTCTACTGAAGTGTGCCATGATTCCCCACCGCACAAGGGCCTGGGTCGGTCCCTGAGCGATGGATCATGTGTCAGCTCTCCCTTGATGAGCATCTCTGGCTTTTCACCTTTGaatgtgagacacaaacactgtcaggGCAGGACACAGCCACTCCGACAAAATCTGCCCATTTCCCATAACGGGAGTTTACAGTCAGGGAACTTGAGCTGCAAGTCGATCAGAGACAGTCATGAAGTGGAGGGAGAAGGATGCACAGCCTCCACCCAGAGCCCTGAAGATTCAACAACCCCAGAGACATTACTCACACCAACAGAAAACAATGGCAGCAGTGTTTT GAAACTGCAGCGGATAATGGAGGAGCTGCTGTCCACAGAGAGGGAGTATGTGAAGGCTCTGGGTTACGTTCGAGAACACTACTTCCCCGAGCTGGAGAGGGCCGACGTCCCTCAGGACCTCAGGGGCCAGAGGGGGAGCATTTTTGGTAACTTAGAAAAACTCCACGACTTCCACCAACATCAtttcctggaggagctgcagagctgcgTGAAGGAACCCATCAGAGTGGGACGCTGCTTCCTGCGACAC AGAGAGAGCTTTGCTTTGTATGCCCTTTACAGCAAGAACAAACCACAGTCTGATACTCTTCTCATCAATCATGGGCAGGTTTTCTTTAAG CAAAAACAGCTGAGGCTGGGAGATAAAATGGACCTGTGGTCGTACCTGCTGAAGCCTGTGCAGCGCATCAGTAAAtacagtctgctgctgcaggacatGATGAGAGAGTGTGGTCCGGGACAAACCAGAGAGATGTCTGAGGTCCAGGCTGCCCTGGAGGTCATCCACTTCCAGCTCCGCCATGGCAACAACCTGCTGGCCATGGACGCCATTCACAACTGTGAC GTTAATCTGAAGGAGCAGGGCCAGCTGAGATGCCAAGATGAGTTCCTGGTaacattcaggaaaaaaaagtgtttccgCCACATCTTCCTCTTTCAAGAACTCATCCTCTTCAGCAAGACTCGAAAGACGGACGTAGGAAATGACACATATATCTACAAACAGTCTTTCAAG aCATCAGACATAGGCATGACCCAGAACAGCGGCGACAGCGGCCTGTGTTTCGAGATCTGGTTCAGGAAGAGGAAAACGCAGGACACTTATGTACTCCAGGCAGTTAGCCAAGAGGTGAAGGAGGCTTGGACCAAGGACCTGGAGCGCATCCTCTGGGAGCAGGCGGTGCACAACAGAG AGGTCCGTATGCAGGAGAGAGTGTTCATGGGTATTGGAAACAAGCCTTTCATGGACATTCAACCCAGTGAAGCAGCGATCAGTGACAGAGCTGTCAACTATGTACTGATGGGAAGAG TCTCTGCAGAAAACAAGGTGCTGTCCTCTGTGGGATCATATGTGGCAAAGGATGGCCAGCCAAAATCTGTCGGCTCAGGCACCAGtttatcttcctcctcttcctctggaggCAGTTCCATGTCCCCTATGGGATACCGGTGTAGACCAAAGGGCAGGTCGGTTGATGGGGTGCTTGCAGGATACGTATCGCCCCCTGGAGCGCTGGAGGAGGACGATCTGGACCATGACAGCGGGAGTCAGACCTTACTAT TGGACAGCTCGGAGTCATCAGGAGAGAGTGTGAGCGgcttcagcagctgcagtcatGGCTACCACTCAGCCGTTGGAGGGGAGGCGGAGgactcctcctctgtgtgtgcctCTGTAACCACTGTTAAAGAGGCTGCGGTCGGTCACCTAGCTGAAGCTTCTGCACAATACCACAAACCAAATGCTTTGGCAGGATCCCCAGACAAAGCTCAACCACCAGTTGCTCCAAAGCCCAAACCCAAACCACAGTGCCAGGCCAAGGATCTCCCCTGTGGCAAG GTTCAGAACACTAACGTTGGAAAATCCACTGAGGTTTGA